TCCACAATCTTCCAACCAAATTATCTGCATTTCTTATTGAATCCGAATATATCCTACGAAAAATTATCCAGAGTGCTACAACTATTCCACCATACTTGACAATAAATCTAAATACACTATTAAACACTCTATCGGTCGGACTCTCTATTCCAGTACCACCATATAATAATTTAAGTAATGATATAGACTTAGCATGTATCAGGTAAATTATCGTAAATAGAATCAAACCTTCCATGGCAAATAACCCTAAATATTCAACTAAACCATAAAGTAAATTCAACAATAGAAGATTTAACTCAACTAGAAGCCATATTATAAAGGAAACCATAACATGAAACTGACCTCTATAGATCAAAATGAACTGTTGGTTGAATCGCTTTCCTAATATAATCAGCAAAATCCATATTGCCAGCCCCATCCAAAATACCCAGTATGGAAGAAAATTAATTTCGGGCAAGCGTACTGTTAAATCTCTAGGATTAGCATGGTAAAATAAATAATCATTTAAAGCAACAATTAACCAATTGGGACCGATTATAAATAAGATCGTCAAAAATACTAGCCAGACATATGATTTCAAAGCCCCTCTATATTTTTCTTTTTTTAGAGCATCCTGATAATTTTCCTGAGCAAATTTTCCCGAAATGCCATCATCTAATAAATTCAAACTCTCTTCAAAACTGGCTTTAAAGATCGATTGTTTTTTCAATTTTCTTGAATCCAATTTTTGATTTTTCATCTCAATCTTCTCAATTCACTTTCTAGATCACATTGTTTGTCATTTTTCAATGTTTCTCAACTCTGACCGTTCCTTTTTCGTAGCCGTCATACATCGGGCTATTCTTGCTCACATAAGTGCGAATATCATGTGAGGAGTCAGACTGCTCAAAAAGCGATAGAGAACCCCATTGCAACATTCCATGATACTGTTTTCCATCAACAGTCAGCTCGATATCTTCCCTATCGAAAGAATACGTCTTTTCCTCACCACTCTCCCTCACTATCACATGATCTCCATCAATCTTGATCCAGGATTCTTTATTGAGCGAAGCAGTTTTGGTCTCCATATTGGCAACCGACAAATAATAGACCCCATTAATTGGCAGATTGCTCTCCACTAAGTTCATAATGATCGCTCCAACAAAAAGAATCGGAATAATCAACAATAGCCATTTCCATTTCTTCCTCCCCTTCTTTTTTGGAAGTTCCGTCTCAGGAAGAGGCAGATCAGCTGTTAGAGTCGCAAGTCTCTCAGACTCCAGCTTTGGATCTAGCATAAGAGCAGATAAAGAGTGATCTTCACTCGCTAACCATTGCTTGGCCATCTGGACAAAATACAGACGCTCATCTTCTTGCGCTATCTCTTCAAATAAAGAAACAGCCAGCTCCATATCTCCCTTTAAATAGGTATTTAATCCTTTAAAATAACGATTTTCTAAGCGTTGAAAAGCCTGTGAACCGGTCACATGATCAAAATAATCATTGGGTTGCTGGTCCACAAGGATGTCATAGATGGCCAGTTGCTTCTGAATAACTTCTTCTTTTTCTGCTTCATTCTTGAAGGGAACATAGGTAAACTTCTTCTGAATATCTTCCTTGCTGATGGCTTTTCCTGAAAGTAGGGAAGATTTTACGAAAATTCCCAAGAGGGATGAACGATCAGTCCTAGCTATGTTTTGATTTTGTAAAAACTCTATTCGATCGATTGCAGATGAGAAATCTCCAATCATGTAGCAATATATTACACTAGCAAGATGGGCAGCTTTTTTGCTTATACTAAATCTAGCACGACTTCCAGATTGTGCACATTCATGCCAAAAATCTATCCCCGAGGAAACATTTAAAATCTTAAGACATTCTTTTCCAAACCATCTATTCATCAAAACATAAAGAAGGAATATAAGACCAAGCACTACTAGCAAGGTATTCGAATAAAAGTCTTGATGATCCGGATACAGACTAGATAAATAGAAATGGCCTACAAATAAACTGATAATCCCAATCCAGAGTATTATGACATATTTTTTTCTTAATTTGCTATAACTCATTTAATGATACCTCTTTTAGTGTTATCTCCCATCATACCGAATTTTCCATCTCTACGCAACTTCCTTCTTAATTAGTGATTTAGACCAAAAAAACACCCTCGTGGGTGTTAGCATTGACAGACTGAACCGCGATATCATCTTTTATGTTCTACTTTTCTACCACTATCTATTCTGAAGAAGTCATCAGACTATTTCCCACTATACCGACGATCACAATGAAGACCCCTAAAAATCCTAGTGGGGTTGGGATCTGATCTCCCAGAAAGAGACAGCCTCCAAATAGGGTGAAGAGGACCTCGCCGGCCTGGGTAGCTTCAACAACAGCTAACTGCTGATGATTATGTTTCACCAAGTTGGTTGCTTCGAAAAAGAGCATGGTTGCGATAACTCCTGAAAATACAGCTACGATCAAGGATTGGAGCATTTGCCCACCTGATGGCAAGCCTGCATCTATTCCTGCAAAGACGGCTAAGAGCAACCAAAAGGGAACACTCATTAAGGTCATCCCAAAGACCCGTTGGGTCGTTGATAATTGTTCTTCTTTACAATGAGCCAGCATCTTGCGATTTCCCAATGGATAGGAAAAAGCCGCGATCAAAATTAAGATACTAGCTCGCACAACACCTTCTCCGAGACCTCGTCCAAAATATGGAATTTGAATCAATACGATTCCTAACAAAATCAGCAAAGTCATTCCTAACTGTTTTCCTGGAATCTTTTGGCCAAAAAGTGGGGTCAAGAGGAGACCTGCTAAAATCGTAATCTGCCAGGTCGCAGCCACAAACCATGATTCTCCATAGATAGAAGCCATCGATAAGGGCGCATAAAAGAGACCAAAGCCGACCGTACTCCAGAGTAACCAAGTCCACGGGGCTCGCGCAATTGCTGACAAGACACCCTTCAACTCGCCTTTCTGCCAGACTAATACAGCCATCATGGGCAAACTAAAAAGGTAACGCAAACTAGCACTCCACATCCAGGAACCACCTGCCAGGTTCATGCTTCGATTAAAAATAAAGGTAAATGCAAAAAAGAGAGCACCTAGGATACCAAACCAAAGGGCTCTCGCAAAATGTGATGATTTCATTTTTTGATGATCGTTCTCCTGTAGTCATCCTATTATACAAAAATTTTAAAATAGCCGCATCCATTTTCTGTAAATTTTCAAAATAGTGTTTTCGCCTTAAATTCTATCCAGATTTGAAAGTATCGTAAAATTAAGGTACAATAGAGAAAGACAACTATGTTGGAAAGGAAGAATATGAAAAAATTAATCGCACTACTATTATTTTCCGGCTTGGCTTTGACAGCTTGTTCGTCCAATAAGACAGACGCTAACTCTTCAAGCTCAAGCAAAGAAAAGACAGAGCAGACAGCAACTTCTAGCTCTAGTGAAAAAGATCAAAAGAAAATTGAAGAAGAACAAAAGAAATTAGAACAACTGCGCAAAGATTTTAACGACGCCATGACCAATGAAAATGCCGTCTTCCCACAACTATCAACTGACGTGGCTGAAGATGAAGCGGAGGTTAAAATCACTACGACTGAAGGCGATATCACTGTGAAGCTCTTCCCTAAATATGCGCCCCTTGCAGTTGAAAACTTCTTGACCCATGCAAAAGAAGGCTACTACAATGGCTTGCTTTTCCACCGTGTTATTAACAACTTTATGATCCAAACTGGGGATCCTAAAGGAGACGGTACGGGTGGCGAATCTATCTGGAAGGGCAAAGACAAATCCAAAGATTCAGGTACTGGTTTTGAGAATGAGTATTCTCCATACCTTTACAACCTTCGTGGAGCCCTTGCCATGGCCAATTCTGGTCCAAATACCAATGGTAGTCAATTCTATATCAACCAAAATAAGGATGATATTTCAAGTAAACTTCCAACTGATCGTTTCCCGGCTAAGATCATCGATGCTTATAAAAATGGTGGAAATCCAACCCTCGATGGTGGTAACTACACTGTATTTGGCCAAGTGATCGATGGCATGGATGTGGTGGATAAAATCGCCTCTGCCGAAACCGATGATAAGGACAAACCAAAAACAGATATCAAGATTGAAAAAATCGAGATATTAAAAGACTACAATTTCAAGAAATAATGAAAAGAGAACCACGAGGTTCTCTTTTTGTCTTTACGTCAATTCATTAAAGTCCCAGATTTGGTCCATCCAGCCTTCATAGAAGTCTGGCTCGTGGCAAACCATGAGAATCGATCCCTTGTACTCTTTCAGAGCCCGTTTCAATTCTTCTTTGGCATCCACATCCAAGTGGTTGGTAGGTTCATCTAGTACCAAGACATTGTTTTCACGGTTCATCAAGAGACAGAAGCGTACCTTGGCTTGCTCTCCACCGGATAGCACCTGGATTTGGCTCTCGATATGTTTGGTGGTCAAGCCACAGCGGGCAAGGGCGGCACGAACTTCTGCTTGGTTGAGAGCCGGAAAGGCATTCCAGACTGCTTCAAGCGGTGTCTGGCGATTGCCACCTTCGACCTCTTGCTCGAAGTAACCAAGTTCTAAGTAATCTCCCCGCTCTACTTCTCCAGCAATCGGTGGGATGATTCCCAGCAAACTCTTCAAGAGAGTGGTTTTCCCGATCCCGTTGGCCCCGATAATGGCTACCTTTTGATTGCGTTCAAAGGTTAGGTTCAAAGGCTTGGTCAACGGACGGTCATAGCCAATCTGAAGATCCTTGGCTTGGAAGATAAAGCGACCAGGAGTCCGGGCATTTTTAAATTCAAAGGATGGCTTTGGTTTCTCACTTTGCAACTCAATGAGTTCCATCTTGTCAAGCTTCTTCTGACGAGACATGGCCATATTCCGTGTCGCCACACGCGCCTTATTGCGGGCTACGAAATCTTTCAAATCAGCAATCTCTTTTTGCTGACGCTCATAAGCCGCTTCCAATTGCGATTTTTTCATTTCATAAACTTCAAGGAATTGGTAGTAGTCTCCTGAATAGCGGGTTAACTGCTGATTTTCCACATGGTAGACGATGTTGATCACATCATTCAAGAAAGGAATATCATGGGAAATGAGGACAAAGGCATTTTCATAATTCTGCAAATAGCGTTTGAGCCAATCGATGTGCTCTGCATCTAAGTAGTTGGTCGGCTCGTCCAAGAGAAGGATATCTGGTTTTTCAAGGAGCAATTTGGCCAAGAGGACCTTGGTCCGTTGCCCACCTGACAAGGAGGTCACATCCGTATCCATGCCAAAGTCCATGACGCCAAGAGCACGCGCCACTTCATCAATCTTGGCATCCAAGGTATAAAAATCACGACTTTCTAGACGCTCTTGGAGTTCTCCAACCTCTTCCATCAGAGCATCGACATCGGCTCCCTCTTCCGCCATGGCCATATAGAGGTCATTGATGCGAGCTTCAGCTGTGAACAACTCATCAAAAGCGGTCCGTAAAACATCGCGAACCGTTTGTCCTTCTTCTAAGACCGAATGCTGATCCAGGTAACCTGCCGTCACATACTTAGACCACTCCACCTTGCCTTCGTCAGGTTGCATCTTACCAGTCACGATGCTCATGAAGGTCGATTTTCCCTCACCATTGGCCCCGACAAGACCGATATGCTCTCCCTTTAGCAAACGGAAGGACACATCCTCAAAAATCGCACGATCCCCAAAACCGTGACTCAAATTTTTCACTTCTAAAATACTCATGCTTGACTCTCTTTCATTGATTTCACTCGTATGATTATATCATCTTCACTGCAAAATGAAAAGGGAGCCCAACTCCCTTTAGAATATATATAAATAAATTATAAGTAAGATAGGTTACGCGATTTTGTCAAGAAATCAAAATAAGTTCTAACTTATGAATCTCATAAAGAATATACCGAAACTTTCCGCCGTGAGAAAAGTGCTAGAAACATTATTGTTTCTAGCACTCGGGAGTTTTGAGACCTTAGGCTCAAAACTAAGTCATGGAACTTCTTTGAAGTTCGCTGACGTCCGTACTCACCCAAGGAAAGCTTCTGGCATACCTTTATTATAGATCTGAAGAAAATCCAACTCCCTTTTCTTTTACAAACCTAAGTCTGCGTATGGTTTTCGGTAGCCCACTTGAACAACTTTTCCGTCTTTGACAAGCAAAGGCCGCTTGATCAGCATACCGTCTGAAGCAAGGAGATCCGCCGCTTCTTTCACTGTCAGTTGATCCACCTTATCTTTCAAACCGAGTTCCCGGTATTTCATTCCGCTAGTATTGAAGAAAGACTTGATTGGTAGGCCAGAAGCTGCCATCCAGTCTTGCAATTCTTGGCTAGTCGGTGTTTCTGTGACGATGTTTTGGCTTTGAAACTCACATTGGAGACCGTCCAATTCTGATTTAGCCTTTCGACAAGTCGAACATTTTGGGTATTCAATAAATGTATACATCGATTTTATTTCTCCTTCCAGGTAATTCCTTCATGGTGTAAGAGCCAGCGTTTGCGATCGAGTCCAGATGCATAGCCCGTCAGTTGTCCATCTTTTCCCATCACGCGGTGGCAAGGGACTAAGATCGTCAAGGGATTGCGTCCAACAGCCTGTCCCACGGCTTGGGCTGAACCACAAGAAAGATCCTGGGCCAGCTGGCCATAGGTCTTGGTCTCACCATATGGGATCTCTCGCAATAACTGCCACACCCGCTCTTGAAAAGCTGTCCCTTGCGGTGCTAGTGGAAAGCTGATAGCGATTGGATCCCCCGCAAAATAGTGGTCCAACCACTCCTTCACCTTCTCATGGAAGGGATGGACCTGCTCCAGCGCCCCATAGGGATCAGTCGCCTCCTCTTTCGGATCATAAAAATCAAGCTCAACAAGGCCTTCTTCACTGACAATGATCGAAAGAAGCCCCATAGGGCTTTCATAAAATTGTTTAAGATAGAGAGTCATTGTAGGCCGCTTCTGCTCTTTGGTCCCAGCGGTCCTCTTCTGAGACCACTTGGAATAGACTAGTTTCTGCTTTTCGTTTGATCTTTTGATAAGCCAGACGGACTCCATCAATAGGGACCTTTCCACAATAATGGTAGCCCAATTTTTCAAGCAAATGCTGCATCACCAGATTATCCGGGTGCGTATCGCAACGGAAATCTGGCCCTTTTTCCCCTTCGATTAAACCTTGAAGGAAGGTCTGCGCTACCCCTTTGCCAGCAGCTTCTTTGGCTACAGCGACCCGGTGAAAAGTGACATACATATAGTTGTCATGCTCCCACTTACCATCATAAATCTCATTGTAAGCCGCTTCGTTGCCCTTGTAGACAGCTGCATAGGTCACGACTTCCTGATCTTCAACGGCGACATAGCCACGACTTTCTAGAATATCCTCAAAAATGATCTCTTCATCTGGATAGCCATCCTGCCACTGGTCGACCTGTCTTTGAGCCAGGCTTTCCTTGGCATCTTGGATAATTTCCATAATTCGCTTAATCTCGTTGGGATAAGCCATTCTAATTTCCATCCTGCTTCCAACCTTTCCTAGTCTTGATGGTAACGAGCATAGAGCTCACTCTTTTGCAGGCCATATTGTTTGGCGACCTGTTTAATTGCTTGATTTTTCTTCATGCCCTCTTGGACCAAGGTGTCGATCTCTTGAATCAAGTCGACCTCTTCTAGGTCTAGCTCTTCTTCCTTGGCTCCTTCGACGATCAAGAGACACTCCCCTTTGAGGGGATTTTCTTCAAGAAATGCGACTAACTCAGAAATACTGCCACGAGTATATTCCTCGTAGATCTTGGTCAATTCACGAACCAGGACGACCGAACGATCCCCATAGACAGCCAACATATTCTCTAAGGTCGCCTTCACCCGATGGGGCGACTCATAAAAGATCTGAGTCTCAGGATAGGCCACTTTTTCTTGGAAAAAAGCCTTCTGTTGCCCCTCTTTGCGAGGCAGAAATCCATAAAAAATATGAGGTTGAGGGGCTAGGCCACTGGCAATCAAACCCGTTATACCTGCACTAGGACCAGGCACAGCTACGACAGGAATCTCGCGTTCAATCGCTGCCTTGACCAAATCATGACCAGGGTCAGAGATACTAGGGAGTCCTGCATCTGAGACTTGCGCCACATCCTTTCCGGATTCTAAATGGGCGATCAAATCTGGAATTTTCTCCATGGCATTATGCTCATGAAAGCTAGTCTGGGGTGTCGCAATCTCAAAATGCTTGAGCAAGAGGCCTGTATTTCTAGTATCCTCAGCTGCAATCAAGTCCACATCCTTTAAGGTCTGGACCATGCGGTAACTCATATCCTCACGGTTACCGATCGGTGTTGGGACCAGGTAAAGCACCCCAGTTTTCTTTTCCCCTTTAAAACTTCGTTGGATCTGCATGCTTACTCCCTAAATAACAACTCGTCACAAAACATACACTCTTCATCGTTCTCACGGCGTTGACCGTAGGAATAAGTGCAAATATGAAAACCATCATTGTAAATACGTTGCAAATTTTCACGACCATGGTGTTGGGACTTTGCGGATGAAGTCTTCTCAACTTCCCCCAAACGCTCTCTCAATTTATCATTTTCTAAGCGAAGAGCTGTATTTTCTTCGATGACTTGTTTCAAATTTT
Above is a window of Streptococcus sp. LPB0220 DNA encoding:
- a CDS encoding multidrug resistance efflux transporter family protein; translation: MKSSHFARALWFGILGALFFAFTFIFNRSMNLAGGSWMWSASLRYLFSLPMMAVLVWQKGELKGVLSAIARAPWTWLLWSTVGFGLFYAPLSMASIYGESWFVAATWQITILAGLLLTPLFGQKIPGKQLGMTLLILLGIVLIQIPYFGRGLGEGVVRASILILIAAFSYPLGNRKMLAHCKEEQLSTTQRVFGMTLMSVPFWLLLAVFAGIDAGLPSGGQMLQSLIVAVFSGVIATMLFFEATNLVKHNHQQLAVVEATQAGEVLFTLFGGCLFLGDQIPTPLGFLGVFIVIVGIVGNSLMTSSE
- a CDS encoding peptidylprolyl isomerase, with amino-acid sequence MKKLIALLLFSGLALTACSSNKTDANSSSSSKEKTEQTATSSSSEKDQKKIEEEQKKLEQLRKDFNDAMTNENAVFPQLSTDVAEDEAEVKITTTEGDITVKLFPKYAPLAVENFLTHAKEGYYNGLLFHRVINNFMIQTGDPKGDGTGGESIWKGKDKSKDSGTGFENEYSPYLYNLRGALAMANSGPNTNGSQFYINQNKDDISSKLPTDRFPAKIIDAYKNGGNPTLDGGNYTVFGQVIDGMDVVDKIASAETDDKDKPKTDIKIEKIEILKDYNFKK
- a CDS encoding ABC-F family ATP-binding cassette domain-containing protein, translated to MSILEVKNLSHGFGDRAIFEDVSFRLLKGEHIGLVGANGEGKSTFMSIVTGKMQPDEGKVEWSKYVTAGYLDQHSVLEEGQTVRDVLRTAFDELFTAEARINDLYMAMAEEGADVDALMEEVGELQERLESRDFYTLDAKIDEVARALGVMDFGMDTDVTSLSGGQRTKVLLAKLLLEKPDILLLDEPTNYLDAEHIDWLKRYLQNYENAFVLISHDIPFLNDVINIVYHVENQQLTRYSGDYYQFLEVYEMKKSQLEAAYERQQKEIADLKDFVARNKARVATRNMAMSRQKKLDKMELIELQSEKPKPSFEFKNARTPGRFIFQAKDLQIGYDRPLTKPLNLTFERNQKVAIIGANGIGKTTLLKSLLGIIPPIAGEVERGDYLELGYFEQEVEGGNRQTPLEAVWNAFPALNQAEVRAALARCGLTTKHIESQIQVLSGGEQAKVRFCLLMNRENNVLVLDEPTNHLDVDAKEELKRALKEYKGSILMVCHEPDFYEGWMDQIWDFNELT
- a CDS encoding arsenate reductase family protein; this translates as MYTFIEYPKCSTCRKAKSELDGLQCEFQSQNIVTETPTSQELQDWMAASGLPIKSFFNTSGMKYRELGLKDKVDQLTVKEAADLLASDGMLIKRPLLVKDGKVVQVGYRKPYADLGL
- a CDS encoding methylated-DNA--[protein]-cysteine S-methyltransferase; the encoded protein is MTLYLKQFYESPMGLLSIIVSEEGLVELDFYDPKEEATDPYGALEQVHPFHEKVKEWLDHYFAGDPIAISFPLAPQGTAFQERVWQLLREIPYGETKTYGQLAQDLSCGSAQAVGQAVGRNPLTILVPCHRVMGKDGQLTGYASGLDRKRWLLHHEGITWKEK
- a CDS encoding GNAT family N-acetyltransferase, which translates into the protein MEIRMAYPNEIKRIMEIIQDAKESLAQRQVDQWQDGYPDEEIIFEDILESRGYVAVEDQEVVTYAAVYKGNEAAYNEIYDGKWEHDNYMYVTFHRVAVAKEAAGKGVAQTFLQGLIEGEKGPDFRCDTHPDNLVMQHLLEKLGYHYCGKVPIDGVRLAYQKIKRKAETSLFQVVSEEDRWDQRAEAAYNDSLS
- the rsmI gene encoding 16S rRNA (cytidine(1402)-2'-O)-methyltransferase, yielding MQIQRSFKGEKKTGVLYLVPTPIGNREDMSYRMVQTLKDVDLIAAEDTRNTGLLLKHFEIATPQTSFHEHNAMEKIPDLIAHLESGKDVAQVSDAGLPSISDPGHDLVKAAIEREIPVVAVPGPSAGITGLIASGLAPQPHIFYGFLPRKEGQQKAFFQEKVAYPETQIFYESPHRVKATLENMLAVYGDRSVVLVRELTKIYEEYTRGSISELVAFLEENPLKGECLLIVEGAKEEELDLEEVDLIQEIDTLVQEGMKKNQAIKQVAKQYGLQKSELYARYHQD
- the yabA gene encoding DNA replication initiation control protein YabA translates to MNKKELFDALDGFSQNLLVTLAEVEAIKKNLKQVIEENTALRLENDKLRERLGEVEKTSSAKSQHHGRENLQRIYNDGFHICTYSYGQRRENDEECMFCDELLFRE